DNA sequence from the Candidatus Methanomethylicota archaeon genome:
GAAATTCACGGCCCAACCATCGCTTAAATCCTTCCCCACACCTCCTACATCCCTTGAAGTTAGTTTGGAAGGCTTCACAAGAGGCGGTTTGATCCTAAACCTCGAAACTAATAACTCATTCAACCGAGGCACTTCCATAGCTCCCAATCCAATTATCTTCAATCATAGGTCATACTTAAAGAAGATCGATCCTATTTTCTTAAATGCCTCAACAAAGGCTAAAAATAATACGATAAAAGGTAACAGGATAATCCACAGACTATGCCCACCACAAAACAAATCAGATAAAATTTTACTCAGTCAACATTCACCCCAAGCCAGACAATTCTTATAAACCAGCACCCAAACTATAAAACAACGAGCAAACTGCGGCGGTGCCCTAGCGTGGGAGGGGGCAGGCCTGCTAAGCCTGTGGCCCGGTTGGGCCGCGCGGGTTCAAATCCCGCCCGCCGCGCATTCATTTTTGTTGTTTGGGTGGTTTTTGAGTGTGTTAGTGGAACTATGTGATTATTGTCTTGGCTTGTTTTTATGGTTTGTTAATTCTTCGATGCTGGGAGGCAGCTTGTAGTTTTGGATGTTTTCTTGATGGTGTAGGGTGAGGCTCTGCTGGTGTGAGGGATGGGTTTGAGGTTCTTAATTTTTAGGCGGGATTGTTTAGTTTTCTTGTTAACGCTTAGACTTTGGGGGAATATCCCTTGAGGGGGCATTGCTGGGGGGAAGGATTGGTTTATTAATGATTGATCGAACATCCACTTGCTGAACAAGTAGTTTTAACACAACTCTGCTAATCATTGTAAGCATTGTTACAATTTGAATTTGAGTAAAAGCTACATAAGAGCAGGAACAAATTGGTAAAGTAGTTGTGGTAGTTCCTCTCAAAGTGGTTGTAGTTCTTCTACCACTAGGAATCATTAATGTAGTGGTAGTAGTACCTCTACCATCACAGTCTGGACAGGCAAAACAGTTCCAGCTAGTGTTATAGCGATAATAAGTACCGAATGAAAAAGATATAGGATTGCGAGAGAGTAATCATAACCAGAAGAACAACTCTTCCAATTATCATTGCTTCCAGATAATATTATTGAGAAATGGAAAGAACTAAAATTTCTCATAGTTTTTCTCTAAAGTTTAAATATTTATAATGGGTTAAAATTTTGATTAATATGGATTTAGAAAGGATGGGAGAATGGCTTTATTCAAAAAAATGAGTAAAAGAGATGCTTTAAAGTTGTTGGGTTTTATGGGGGGTGCTTTAGCTTATCTTGCTTTCGACATTTATGTGGGAGGCCCTATTACTAGTTTAATTTCTGAAATGATTAGAGATAAAGAAAGGCCGATTATAAAGAGGGTTGCTTATGAAAAGTATGCAGTAAGAGGTTTTCCTCATTATGTTGATATAAACGCTACAGACAATGTTGGTATAGAAAGTGTTCTTCTCGAAGTTATCGATCCTAATGGAAACTCAAGCTATTATAAAGCAAACAAAGTTGATAAAGATATTTATAGAGTAAGCTTTACTCCTTCTCTTAAAGGAAGTTATGAAGCTAGAGCTATTGTAAAAGATACTTCTGGCAACGTTTCTATTAGCGAGAGCTTTAAAATTATTAGCTTAACGGAAACTGAGGATAGATTGAGAAGGATTTGCTCAAATGAAAAAATATTTGAAAAAGGTTATGAGTTGGTTAATGATTTAGAGTTAAGCGAGAGGAAGTTGAGAGATGAAAGCTTAGAGGCTTTGAAAAATTATTCTATTTCTTTGGTTTATTTAAATCTTCCTTATGAAAAGGAAGGTTTGTCAATGTTAATTGAAGCGAGTGAAATAAATCCAGCTATAGTTGATTTTGAGCCAATAGTTTTTAATTCTATAGATGGAAATAACTTTGTTTTAAACCCTAATATGTACAGAGAAACCTGGATGCTTGCAAAACATATGAAATTGATTAAAGATTCTGGTTTTGATATTTTAAACCATCCTGAAATGTTTGAGGGATTGAATGGAAAGATAATTGCAAACGCTTATTCAATTTTTGATGCAAAGTACGGGATAAATTATGCGGAGCAAACTCTCAATGGAAGAACTCTTAAGCCTACAGATAAAGATGTTTGGGATTTGATAATGCTTCAGTGGAATTTGTATTCTAATAAAGCTCCTCAGCTAGGTGGAGGAAATAAACTTTACAATAGAGATTTTCCTTGGTATGATTCTGATAAGCTAGATGCTTTATACCAAGATGCTAACACGAGAAGGCAAGCTTTATTGTTTTTCTTCTATTTGGATAATGCGACTTTTGATATGGAAAGGGCACAAAAATTTGGTTTACTAGTGGATACGCTTTCGCTTCCAAGAGATGTGGAAACCGATTTGTATGAGCTATTGATGTGGGGAAGAACTGAGCCAAATGAATACTATAAGCCAATTTATCCTTATTACAAAGCAGAGTCCATAGACGATATTTTAAAATGGGTAGATCTCGTCGCTCATGAAAAGGGACTAATAGATGAAAATACAGCAGAAAAACTAAAGAGCGAAATAAAGACAATACCTCCCCGATTTACACCTGTTGGGATTGAAGGGGCAAAGACAGCTTTGATACAAGCTGAGAGAGAGTATGAAGCAATAAGTAAGTTGTATCCGGGTGGGAAAATAATACTCCCATATACTGGAATTCCTGCAGATCCGAGGGCAGTGTACTATAGTTGGGTTAACGATAGGGGATTTCACGGATTATGGAATACACATATACAATTTCTTGGGATGGATCCACAAACTCTATTAGATATAAACCGTAATTCTCCTTATGAGTACTGGGGCAATCCACAAAAATATGTAGAAAATTTCAATAGTGTAGACCAATACATCACAAAGAACTGGAAATATTGGGATTTGGTTAAATTTGCAATGGGGTACGAAAGATGGAATAAAACCAACTTCCCCGGAATGTATGAAAGATGCACAATTAACTATACTATACCGCAAACTCTAAAGGCTTTTGGTTTTCCAGCTTATTGGGTTGGAATAGAACCAACTCCAATAGGAGCAGCCAACTATGAATGGGTCGTTTCGCTACCAGATTACATTGTCAATAAACTAAAAAGCGAATTTAATGATAAAATAATAATTGGGTCGGCAAATGGTTTTGGATTGTATTTTTGTAAAGACGGATTAATTAAAGATGGAATAAGTGAGATCTTTGGATTTAGCGGAGGAACAGGCTTGTTAGCAGATAAACAACCTTCTCTTGGTTTAGGTCCGAACTTTATATTTTACCTTTTGAAAAAATAAGAAAATGGATTGATTAGCAAATCTAACAGCGTTAATTTTTTATTAGTTTGAGTATTAGTATTGATGTTTTCATTCGAAGAATTAACAAATCCTTCTGGCGGATCGCAAATATATTGGTTATTGCACATTATTGTACCTTTAGCCGCACAACTACCACTTCCTTGGCAACCTGATGGTATTTTAGGATCCTTATTACAGCACCATCCACTTTCACATTGATCATTTGATGAACAACTTTGTATTGATTGTTTTGCATGTGTGTATTAGTATCGCAATACATCTTCAAATGAGTGTTTGGATCATAACTTGGACAATCATTATTGCTACAGCAAAAGTTGCTTGGCTTGCTTGTTGACCATTTCCATCCATTATCATAAACACAATAGTAAGTTGAGCCTCCACAACTTATAACAGCTCCGCAGCTAAAAGAATCGCAAATATATGTGGCTGAAGAGTATTTTACAGCTGCTAATATGAAATGCCAAAGAGGACGGCTTCATGTGCTCTTTCCTTGATACGTGATTTTCAGACTTAACATGAGAGCCTTCGTATTTTCTTGGTTTTGTAATATCTTCCATCTAGGCTCAGATATTTTACCTCTTTAATTGAGAGTATTGAGACCTCTTAGTCTCTTAGAACGCTGGTTTCTCCAACATGTATGACTATATGTTTCTCACTAATGGTTGGAGGTGTGGGGATAACAACCGCTGTAACCGTAACGGTCTCTCCATTCATTCGGTCGAGATAGTTTCCAGGAGGTCTAATTTTTCTATCGTCATAACTTGGGGTAACAGTATAGAATAATGTCTTTTCTTGAATGGTTATGGGATTTCCAGATTTGAGAGCTTCTACACTCTCCTTAAAATCTTGTCCTGCTAATCCAATCCTCATGCTGGCATTGTAAGAGATGTACAAATTCTTCATAACTTCTCGATTTAACTCTATGTATGTGTGGAATCCGTCGAAAACTTGGAGGTAGTTGGAGCTCCTAGTATCTCCCACAAGATATGTTGAGCCCACTTTCTCTTCTAGGCTCCTTCTTATCTGCAGTCAGAATTCAGGTCTTCTTTCATGGGATTCAACGGCAAAGATGAAGATTAAAAGCTAAACATTCTCTCAATATATTGATGCTATGGATTTTCTAAGAGAATTTACTTTACCTCTAAGATTGTAATGCAGATGGTTTAGTAAGGCATCTTCTTATGTGAATATTATGTCCATGTCGTTAATGAGAGCGCTCGGCTAAGTGGATAAGATATTTGTAGAAGGTTAGTGATGAAGCTACTAATGTCAATGTCTTCTCTATCTCTGGAAATATGTATGCTCTATCAGATAGAATGTTTCTAGCTTGTTTTGAAGCTAGTATAGCATTATCTTTAAATGAATAGTAGTAAGAAAGATGTTAAGTCTACCTAAATAGTAACTGACGCCAAGATAAAATGCTTTTGAAAACATCTGGAGAGATTGTGAAAAGTCTTAGGGCGATAAGGAAGGCTTTAGCCTAAAGTTGATACTCTTACATGTGCCTAGCCCTGCCTCGTCTCTTCTTAGTTAATAATGCTACAACAACTCCGGCTAACAAAACCAGAGTGATTACCAATCCTATTGGAAGTTCCTGGGGTGTTGGTGTGGGCTGAGGTGAAGGGGTAGATATTGTTACTGGCGGTATCTTCCCCAGATATCATATGGGGAAGATATCTGATGAGGGAAATCGAGTTTAAGGGAGTCACAGTGAAGTTCTCCAGAAGCCTCTGCTGCCAGATATCTGATGGTTCTGGCTCAAATTTTCCAAATATTGCTACATTAACAGTATTGTTGGCAAAATTATTTTTCTCCATAACCCACCGATATGGATTTATTTCCACTCCTACATTACTGCAGTTAAAGAAAGTGTTATACTTAACGATCGCTCCAAAGTATGCATGAAGTATTAACCCACTCCCGTTGATGTATTTGATGTATCTTCCCCAGATATCATATCCCTCATATTTAAGAGGGGGACCCCCTTCTATGAAATTATGTTCGATCGTCGGCTTAGCGAAGAAATCGACACCAATAGCGCCGTATTCAAAGCCAGGGAAGCTCATGTCGTTCCTTGCATAAATGATATTATATGTGATAATAGGGGAGCCTGACCTCACTGTTATGGCCATGTGACCCGAGTTGTAGATATAGCTTTCTGTGATAATTGGGTTTATCGTGAGGAGTTCATCCTCACTGCCGATTATTACTATGCCTTCCATCATGTTCCTTAAGAGACTTCTACTTATCCTAACCCCTTTAGAGCTTATGCCGAATACGCGGAAATATTCCATTAGCACCCGCTCAAACTCCAGACTTCCACTTCTGTGCACTATGATTCCCATCCAATCATCGCTTTGTGGGTTCTGAGCAGAAGAAGTTATGATTATAGGGGACTCATCGGTTCCTCGAGCTATGAGATTCCCTGAAATCTCTATCTCCACTCTATTTCTTACGTATTCCTCCGTCTTCACGGGATCCTTGGGATTAAACAGATCAGGAGGGCTGGGTCTACCCGATTTTTGATCATCAGTCCTTGCGGCGACTAATATGACCGTACCAAGTTCAATCGTGAGGGACGCGTTTTTGTCTATCGTTATGTCTCCCGTAATTAGGATGGTACCTCTCCACGTCTCACTACTACTTATCCTTCCGCTTTTCCTTTCTGCTTGAGTCAACTTTGCCAAGAGTTCCTCTCTTGTCAGATTGTTTGGATAGAAATCTTTAGGAAGCTTTGGAGGAAATGAATGAGTGCTCCAATCCACTATATTTATTTCGATATCACCCCATGGTGCAATGGATGGATACCATACAGCAATACAAACTTTTTTTGGATAGTTCAGGATTTTCAGCGGGATTTCTAGCTCTACTACATGGTTTTTTGCGACTTTAATAGGCTTAGGAGCAATGTTTTCTGGATGGTAGATGTTACTTAAATTTTTATATACTCTTAACGAGATTAAATGATGCTCTAGATCAACTAAAAATTCCTTTCCACTTTCATGATTCCACTCTCCTGAAACATCCATGATTATATAGGGTAATGAGCTTGGTAATTTGTCATAAAATTCAAGTAGCAAGTAAAGATTCTCCTGGTCGTTGGCCACATAGATAAGCTTGAGATTCCCTCCCCTTTCGCATTCTTCCCTTTCAATAGAAAGGTATCTGCATTTGAACAAATTATTAGCTTGATAGGGGTTAAGGAACAAGGGGTCTAAAAACCACCAATCATCATCTTCTCCATCCAACCTTACGGGAAGAGGATTTCGAATATGATGAAGAAAGTGAAGAACCTCCTGGCTAGTTACAATAGAGGTACTGTAATCCCTCCCCCTGTATGCATTAAGTGATTGTTAGATCTTGTTTTCCATCCAGTTTAAGAGGGCAGAGTTAGATGTCTCATTGATGACTCTATTACCTAATAAAGAGGCGTATCTAATGGCTGCTAAGGCACTCTCTCCCTCCTCATTAAAAGGAAGTATAAAGTATTCTCTGGCTATGTCAAGCGTTCTTCTGCTCTGCCAGTATGGATGTAAGTTTTCCCACTTTCCATGTGGTAAAAGGGGCATTCCAAGGAAATGCGTGCAGTAGATAAATATCCCATCTACGCTTCTCTCTAGGGACTTCTTGATTATCAGCTCAGTCAACCAATTCTTCGCTTCTTCATGGTTATTAAATTTCTCGAAGAATTTTTGATAAATCGAGTAATTTCCACCAAAAAGATTGAAATCACTCAGCACTATCGGCACTAGGAGTACTTTGTACTTATCTTTCAAATACACTCCAAAATCTAGAGCTTTATCAATAGCCTTCTCCAGTTCAGATTTAGAGTCCGTAAATAAATCAATAGCAAAAAGGGGCGTTATCAGATCCAAGCCCGAATAATTAAACTCATGATTATAGTGTAGGAATTTACCATTAGCAATCTCTTCTACCTCAAAGGCAAAGGAAGCTAATTTGCCGCTGAATCTCTTTCTCAGTTCTGGAAGGATCTCCTTATATATGGAAAATGCTTCTGAAGGATAGCCCACAAGTCCAAGCATCGGCATAAGAATGTCAATATTCCATTTTTCAGCAAACTCCGCTAACGAAAATGCCTCTTCTCGCGCCTGTTTGAGGAATTTCTCCTTAGCCTCGTCGGCAGTAAACTGTGGAGGAGGGCCTCGTACACCTGGTAAAGGCTCAGCATCAGCAATTAGGAGCACTTTTAGCCCCCATGCTCTGGCTAAGCGAATTTGTTCACCCAATTCTTCCCTTTGCAATTCTTTCGGAACTTTCTGAAAACCATGAGTTACAATACCTGGGTATAT
Encoded proteins:
- a CDS encoding right-handed parallel beta-helix repeat-containing protein, which codes for MDGEDDDWWFLDPLFLNPYQANNLFKCRYLSIEREECERGGNLKLIYVANDQENLYLLLEFYDKLPSSLPYIIMDVSGEWNHESGKEFLVDLEHHLISLRVYKNLSNIYHPENIAPKPIKVAKNHVVELEIPLKILNYPKKVCIAVWYPSIAPWGDIEINIVDWSTHSFPPKLPKDFYPNNLTREELLAKLTQAERKSGRISSSETWRGTILITGDITIDKNASLTIELGTVILVAARTDDQKSGRPSPPDLFNPKDPVKTEEYVRNRVEIEISGNLIARGTDESPIIITSSAQNPQSDDWMGIIVHRSGSLEFERVLMEYFRVFGISSKGVRISRSLLRNMMEGIVIIGSEDELLTINPIITESYIYNSGHMAITVRSGSPIITYNIIYARNDMSFPGFEYGAIGVDFFAKPTIEHNFIEGGPPLKYEGYDIWGRYIKYINGSGLILHAYFGAIVKYNTFFNCSNVGVEINPYRWVMEKNNFANNTVNVAIFGKFEPEPSDIWQQRLLENFTVTPLNSISLIRYLPHMISGEDTASNNIYPFTSAHTNTPGTSNRIGNHSGFVSRSCCSIIN